In one Balaenoptera musculus isolate JJ_BM4_2016_0621 chromosome 2, mBalMus1.pri.v3, whole genome shotgun sequence genomic region, the following are encoded:
- the NUDT14 gene encoding uridine diphosphate glucose pyrophosphatase NUDT14 isoform X2 — protein MERIEGAAVGRCAASPYLLPLTLHYRQNGTQKSWDFMKIHDRSLVLVKQFRPAVYAGEVERLFPGSLAAVDQDGPRELRPALPGSAGVTFELCAGLVDQPGLSLEEVACKEAWEECGYHVAPSNLRRVATYKSGVGVTGSSQTMFYAEVTDAQRDGPGGGLAEEGELIEVVHLPLDGARAFADDPDVPKTLGVIFAISWFLSCVAPGLGPQ, from the exons ATGGAGCGCATCGAGGGGGCGGCCGTGGGCCGCTGCGCAGCCTCGCCCTACCTGCTGCCGCTCACGCTGCACTACCGCCAG AATGGTACCCAGAAGTCGTGGGACTTCATGAAGATCCATGACAG GAGCCTGGTGTTGGTGAAGCAATTCCGGCCAG CTGTGTACGCTGGCGAGGTGGAGCGCCTCTTCCCGGGGTCCCTGGCCGCCGTGGACCAGGACGGGCCCCGGGAGCTGCGGCCCGCGCTGCCGGGCTCGGCAGGGGTGACGTTCGAGCTGTGCGCCGGCCTCGTGGACCAGCCCGGGCTCTCGCTGGAGGAGGTGGCCTGCAAGGAAGCGTGGGAGGAGTGCGGCTACCACGTGGCCCCCTCCAACCTGCGCCGGGTCGCCACGTACAA GTCTGGTGTGGGAGTGACCGGCTCCAGCCAGACCATGTTCTACGCAGAGGTGACAGATGCCCAGCGGGATGGCCCAGGCGGGGGCCTGGCCGAGGAGGGCGAGCTCATTGAGGTTGTGCACCTGCCGCTGGATGGCGCCCGGGCCTTCGCAGATGACCCGGATGTTCCCAAGACCCTCGGCGTCATCTTTGCTATCTCGTGGTTCCTTAGCTGCGTGGCCCCTGGCCTGGGTCCCCAGTGA
- the NUDT14 gene encoding uridine diphosphate glucose pyrophosphatase NUDT14 isoform X1 yields MERIEGAAVGRCAASPYLLPLTLHYRQNGTQKSWDFMKIHDSVTILMFNSSRRSLVLVKQFRPAVYAGEVERLFPGSLAAVDQDGPRELRPALPGSAGVTFELCAGLVDQPGLSLEEVACKEAWEECGYHVAPSNLRRVATYKSGVGVTGSSQTMFYAEVTDAQRDGPGGGLAEEGELIEVVHLPLDGARAFADDPDVPKTLGVIFAISWFLSCVAPGLGPQ; encoded by the exons ATGGAGCGCATCGAGGGGGCGGCCGTGGGCCGCTGCGCAGCCTCGCCCTACCTGCTGCCGCTCACGCTGCACTACCGCCAG AATGGTACCCAGAAGTCGTGGGACTTCATGAAGATCCATGACAG TGTGACCATTCTCATGTTCAACTCTTCTCGAAGGAGCCTGGTGTTGGTGAAGCAATTCCGGCCAG CTGTGTACGCTGGCGAGGTGGAGCGCCTCTTCCCGGGGTCCCTGGCCGCCGTGGACCAGGACGGGCCCCGGGAGCTGCGGCCCGCGCTGCCGGGCTCGGCAGGGGTGACGTTCGAGCTGTGCGCCGGCCTCGTGGACCAGCCCGGGCTCTCGCTGGAGGAGGTGGCCTGCAAGGAAGCGTGGGAGGAGTGCGGCTACCACGTGGCCCCCTCCAACCTGCGCCGGGTCGCCACGTACAA GTCTGGTGTGGGAGTGACCGGCTCCAGCCAGACCATGTTCTACGCAGAGGTGACAGATGCCCAGCGGGATGGCCCAGGCGGGGGCCTGGCCGAGGAGGGCGAGCTCATTGAGGTTGTGCACCTGCCGCTGGATGGCGCCCGGGCCTTCGCAGATGACCCGGATGTTCCCAAGACCCTCGGCGTCATCTTTGCTATCTCGTGGTTCCTTAGCTGCGTGGCCCCTGGCCTGGGTCCCCAGTGA
- the NUDT14 gene encoding uridine diphosphate glucose pyrophosphatase NUDT14 isoform X3 yields the protein MKIHDSVTILMFNSSRRSLVLVKQFRPAVYAGEVERLFPGSLAAVDQDGPRELRPALPGSAGVTFELCAGLVDQPGLSLEEVACKEAWEECGYHVAPSNLRRVATYKSGVGVTGSSQTMFYAEVTDAQRDGPGGGLAEEGELIEVVHLPLDGARAFADDPDVPKTLGVIFAISWFLSCVAPGLGPQ from the exons ATGAAGATCCATGACAG TGTGACCATTCTCATGTTCAACTCTTCTCGAAGGAGCCTGGTGTTGGTGAAGCAATTCCGGCCAG CTGTGTACGCTGGCGAGGTGGAGCGCCTCTTCCCGGGGTCCCTGGCCGCCGTGGACCAGGACGGGCCCCGGGAGCTGCGGCCCGCGCTGCCGGGCTCGGCAGGGGTGACGTTCGAGCTGTGCGCCGGCCTCGTGGACCAGCCCGGGCTCTCGCTGGAGGAGGTGGCCTGCAAGGAAGCGTGGGAGGAGTGCGGCTACCACGTGGCCCCCTCCAACCTGCGCCGGGTCGCCACGTACAA GTCTGGTGTGGGAGTGACCGGCTCCAGCCAGACCATGTTCTACGCAGAGGTGACAGATGCCCAGCGGGATGGCCCAGGCGGGGGCCTGGCCGAGGAGGGCGAGCTCATTGAGGTTGTGCACCTGCCGCTGGATGGCGCCCGGGCCTTCGCAGATGACCCGGATGTTCCCAAGACCCTCGGCGTCATCTTTGCTATCTCGTGGTTCCTTAGCTGCGTGGCCCCTGGCCTGGGTCCCCAGTGA
- the NUDT14 gene encoding uridine diphosphate glucose pyrophosphatase NUDT14 isoform X4: MERIEGAAVGRCAASPYLLPLTLHYRQNGTQKSWDFMKIHDSVTILMFNSSRRSLVLVKQFRPAVYAGEVERLFPGSLAAVDQDGPRELRPALPGSAGVTFELCAGLVDQPGLSLEEVACKEAWEECGYHVAPSNLRRVATYKGDRCPAGWPRRGPGRGGRAH; the protein is encoded by the exons ATGGAGCGCATCGAGGGGGCGGCCGTGGGCCGCTGCGCAGCCTCGCCCTACCTGCTGCCGCTCACGCTGCACTACCGCCAG AATGGTACCCAGAAGTCGTGGGACTTCATGAAGATCCATGACAG TGTGACCATTCTCATGTTCAACTCTTCTCGAAGGAGCCTGGTGTTGGTGAAGCAATTCCGGCCAG CTGTGTACGCTGGCGAGGTGGAGCGCCTCTTCCCGGGGTCCCTGGCCGCCGTGGACCAGGACGGGCCCCGGGAGCTGCGGCCCGCGCTGCCGGGCTCGGCAGGGGTGACGTTCGAGCTGTGCGCCGGCCTCGTGGACCAGCCCGGGCTCTCGCTGGAGGAGGTGGCCTGCAAGGAAGCGTGGGAGGAGTGCGGCTACCACGTGGCCCCCTCCAACCTGCGCCGGGTCGCCACGTACAA AGGTGACAGATGCCCAGCGGGATGGCCCAGGCGGGGGCCTGGCCGAGGAGGGCGAGCTCATTGA